In one Aeromicrobium wangtongii genomic region, the following are encoded:
- a CDS encoding histidine phosphatase family protein, with the protein MTMPSHELHELWLVRHGETAWSMNGQHTSVTDLELTANGEAVAEGLAAPLSRVDFAQVLTSPRKRARRTAELAGFASAEPDEDLAEWAYGDYEGMTTPEIQESVPRWSVWTHDSPGGESAAEVAARLDRVVQRARAVDGRTLVFAHGHSLRVLAARWLGLEVAGGRMFDLDTATISVLGDDRGTPVVRRWNVSAQQ; encoded by the coding sequence ATGACCATGCCCTCGCACGAGCTGCACGAGCTGTGGCTCGTGCGCCACGGCGAGACCGCCTGGAGCATGAACGGCCAGCACACGTCGGTCACCGACCTCGAGCTCACCGCGAACGGCGAGGCGGTGGCCGAGGGCCTGGCCGCCCCGCTGTCGCGGGTCGACTTCGCCCAGGTGCTCACGAGCCCCCGGAAGCGAGCCAGGCGTACTGCCGAGCTGGCCGGTTTCGCCTCGGCCGAGCCCGACGAGGACCTGGCCGAGTGGGCCTACGGCGACTACGAGGGCATGACCACGCCGGAGATCCAGGAGAGCGTGCCCCGCTGGTCGGTCTGGACGCACGACAGCCCCGGTGGTGAGTCCGCGGCCGAGGTCGCCGCGCGCCTCGACCGGGTCGTGCAGCGGGCGCGCGCGGTCGACGGCCGCACATTGGTGTTCGCCCACGGGCACTCCTTGCGCGTCCTGGCGGCCCGGTGGCTCGGCCTCGAGGTCGCCGGCGGACGGATGTTCGACCTGGACACCGCCACGATCTCGGTGCTCGGCGACGACCGCGGCACCCCGGTCGTCCGACGGTGGAACGTCTCGGCCCAGCAGTAG